The genomic stretch gttttttttgcaaaattttacagctgaaagtggaaaatgtcatttttttgcaaaaaaatcgttaaatttcgattaataacaaaaaaagtagaaatgtcagcagcaatgaaataccaccaaatgaaagctctattagtgagaataaaaggaggtaaaattcatttgggtggtaagttgcatgaccgagcgataaacggtgaaagtagtgtagtgcagaagtgtaaaaagtgctctggtcatgaagggggttttagctagcggggctgaagtggttaatggggtTAATTGCTTTGGGAAATCCCATTTCATTAGAAGGATCCCCCAAAAATAAGCTGATAACATGGTATCTCATTGCTGGGACCACCAATGATCAGTTGTGATCAGAGAGAGTATCCACTGGTATATGCTTACTTCGCCTACAGCGCCTCTGCAGGGGAAAAGATGCATTACACAGTTCCCATTTAGATTAATGAGCTGTAATTGTGATGGATAGATATTCTAGGTGCTTCAGAGAAAAttgtaaccccccccccacacacacacacacacacacacacatttactCAGTATTCCTTAATTGTCCAACAGGGGTCGACACCGAGCACAGGAGGAAGGACAATGGAATCAGGTTCAGATTAGTCATTGATATGTAGTTACAttacaagaaaaatatacttGGTCATAGTTATATTAGGAATCAGTGAAGACAATAAATACCATGTGCTGCTATCTCTATGATCCAAGATAAGCGGCGAGAGTTCAGATAAATTAGGGAAGTGCCGGAGATCTTATGCCGGTTTCTCTCTCTTATAATCTGACATAACAGGGTAGAGCTGGACAGTCCACATTCCTCAATGGTCATAGACACGACAGGAACTTACAGAAACTTTTTGGAAAACTATAATTCCTGAGATGGAGACTCCACCGGGAGCCACAACTGGTATAAATAGAGAGAGGGACTGGGATCCAAGAATTAGAGCAGCAGATCCCAGAACTATACGGAGaacccagcaggagaagaagaatgGTCCATACAAGAACCTCACTGATACTTGTGAGTATAAAAGTGTCCATTGTATAATATCATATTATGGACCATGACAGTAGAATTTATATCATCCAGAATACAGCAATCAGTCCATTCCAATAGGCTGGAAAGTGTTCCCTGATTTACTTCCATTGTGTATCCCTAGGAACATTGAAATTTAGATAAAATGGCAGATTAGAGGTTCCGTGGATTAAATGCTGGATTAAAGGCAGGGGCTTAGATAAAGGCTCATGGGTCCTGGTGCAAAAGTACAGCTTGggacccccttccctcagtgctttgtggccagggggcaGGGAAGAACATAGCCTTTGTGATGCCTGAGGCAACATATGAAACGCCCCCTCCCCATGCCAAatccttgacctaaccccttctctccagtCAGAGGTGTAGCTTGACCAGCGTGCACTTTCTATAgaaccagtgtcttcttatgtggcacaaggggcTTTGGGCCCCCTCAAGCTCCTGGGTCCGGTAGCGACTGCAACCTCTGCACACCCTATAGCCAGGCATGGGATgcagccagttccctccagttctccagatccgtttgttaaaattacaactggatcgtAGAACTGTGTTACCAGCTGAGTCCCAATCTGGTGCTCTGGCGGaggcagggcagctggagatgttcgCATCCATTGCTTCACGCTCGGCTGATAGTTTACCaccttagttgggtggtatgtgtgtgtagtatataccctcaagttacaatattaattggttccaggacgaccattgtatgttgaaaccattcggagttgagtaattggttccaaagccccaaaatgtcatccaagataagagaaaatgaagatttaagaaaaataagcagttaACAGAGACAGattaaacaagtccttacatgtcCTTTTTTTAATCACATgagattacaaaagtattcaggtccaGTGCTGGTTTCAAAAGAGTAATGTGACAACCCCTATAAGGCAAACATTGTGCACAATAAACAATTTTCTCCTCTTTGCCTGTTTGGAATTTTGAAAATTATTCTCCATGTTCTCCATCTTTAAGATGGCCGCCCTGGTGTCCCTCTGCTCATCGGCCTTTCTCCCAGAGGAGTATTTGTCCCTCACTAATACTCAGGAAGGATCTGAGGATGAAGAGCTCCACCTAGAGGCCAAACAGAGATGTCCTGGAAGAAGGAACCGCCACCGGCCAAGCGCTATGATAGTGGACATTGGTCTCATCGACACCAGCTACCTGGACAGCTTGGTACAGATGGAGGACATTCACACTCGCTCTTTGTCACCCTGGGAATACAGGTAAATGTCACAACGTACcccatttaaaaaatttctgacATAGGGCTATAGTCCTGTGTACCTTCTATGGAATGGAGCACAAATTTCCCGCATTATTAGGGCTTGGATTTGCAGGTTCATCTCGACTTGTGTCCTCAGGACAAGACTACTTTCTGTAAGCCCCAGAATTTCAGCCGTGACATGGGGGCATTCTTAAGATCCAAATCACCATCTGTATTAATGCAGTATACACTGTTCCTATGCAGTGCTatctgtctccatggtaacagactacaaacaatgcCTGTATGCAGTCAGATTCTGTAAGCATGTAATCCTCCGTCACCTTCTTGCTAATCTACTCCTGATCACAGAAGAAGAACCTGTGGTCGGAGCAGTTTAGAGCTATTCACACTCAGTGGCTATAGACCCCTAGGATACATTCAAATCAAATCAATGCAACCAAAACCTCATCATATCTCAAAATAAATGTATGAGAAAAGTGCACAAACACTTACGGTAAATGTTTTGGCTAGAAACCATAGACTGTACATATGTAATGGTAGTACCCATAAATAATACATGTGAAACTAACAGTCAACCATGAGAAGGTAGCACACATGAGAAGGTATTAGAGTCATCTAGCAGACTGTGGTTCCCGTATCCCACTCCCAGTAAATGTTCGAAAAGTCTTCAGTCCTTAAAAAACTAATTTTAGTGTACTGCAGGGTACATTGATCTTTAGCTGCCAAAAGaacaatatttaaaaatatacatTGTGGAattgtaaaattttatttattcttttaaatTTCCTTTTCAGTCTCAACTCAGATCCCAACAGATTCCCCTTCGTCATCGCGGAGGCCAATTGTCTCACTTTCACTTGCGCAGACGCCAACGGCAATGAGAATCCAGCCCTGATCTCCTACCCCATCCAGCAGGAGGTGATGGTCCTACGTCGGGGGCAGAAAGGCTGCAGCTTCTCCTATAGACTGGAGACCGAGGTGGTCACACTGGGCTGCACGTGCGTCAAGCCTGTCGTCAGCTATTACTGATTATGTGGAAACAAGGATGGACGGACGCCAATGAATATGGACAGATGGAtgtatataacatttttttttttttttttttatgttatcttTATATTAATATACTGAACCTAAATTCCTCCCTGGAGCATTGTCTTTGGTTAGATAAAAATTTTGGGTTACTTAATGGTATGAATTAATTGTATAATTTTAATGCATTCTGTTCTAGCAGAGAATACCTCCATAATAAGACATTCAATGGGTTGGAGTGCCTACAGCTCTGCACTGTGGAGCCATAAAGAGTCATTGTCCTTGTGTAGGCTATGTGTCATGgggaagaaatctacagtaacaCTTTAAGCGACCCCCTGAGTACCGGTGTAGGGggcaggagtggtagtggccgtgatgaggtgttgtgtcacGATGTACTCCCTCAgaccattgctccctggggatcgtgCGGTGGAATCATAGAACTGAAGAAGGAggtcagacttaggcctcatgcacacgaccgttgtgtgcatccgtggccgttgtgccgttttcaggtttttttcgcggacccattgactttcaatgggtccgtggaaaaatcggaaaatgcaccgttttgcagccgcatccgtgatccgtgtatcctgtccgtcaaaaaactatgacttgtcctatttttttgacggacaacatttcacggacccattcaagtcaatgtgtccgtgaaaaaacacggatgcacacaagattggcatccgtgttcgtgatccgtggccgtaggttactttcatacagacggatccgaagatccgtctgcataaaagctttttcagagctgagttttcacttcgtgaaaactcagatccgacagtatattctaacacagaggcgttcccagcaggtaagtatgatgcttctaatattgctaagtaaccatggcaaccaggactgcagtagcgtcctggttgccatggctaccgatcggagccccagcgattaaactgggactccgatcggaactctccgctgccaccaatgatcgggggggggagaggccgcacactgtgccaccaatgagttaaatacaatagagggagggagggggggcaccgcacactgtgccaccaataagttaaatacaatagagggagggaggggggtctgccccctgctgcctggaagcccctgatctcttacagggggatatgatacgcacaattaaccccttcaggtgtggcacctgaggggttaattgtgcgtatcatagccccctgtaagagatcgggtgctgccaggcagcagggggcagtcgtgaacacagtttgtagtatattctaactagaatcgtccccatcaccatgtgttagaatatactgtcggatatgagttttcacgatgtaactcaaatctgatggtatattctaacaaagaggcgttcccatggtgatggggacgcttcaagttaaaatataccattggattggagaaaactccgatccgatggtataaaagggactcctgactttacactgaaagtcaatggggacggatccgtttgcaattgcaccatattgtgtcaacgtcaaacggatccgtccccattaacttgcattgtaattcaggacggatccgtttggctccgcacggccaggcggacaccaaaacgacattttttttcatgtccgtggatcctccaaaaatcaaggaagacccacggacgaaaaaacggtcacggatcacggaccaacggaaccccgttttgcggaccgttaaaaaatactgtcgtgtgcatgaggccttaaagatagcaaagttgttttttgttttttttttgtgcgacGAAGAACTTGAAATGCATACAGAAGCAGGAGACTTTGACTTCAATTCtctctggcaccagcaaggaATCTGTAGGCAGGTTGAATggctgtaacatagtaacatagcacataaggccgaaaaaagacatttgtccatccatcaagttgatccagaggaaggcaaaaaaaaaacaaaaaaaaaactgtgaggtagaagccaattttccccactttaggggaattaaaaattccttcccgactccaatcaggcaatcagaataactccctggatccccgacccatctctagtagctatagcctgtaatattattacgctccagaaatacatccaggcccctcttgaattcctttattgtactcaccatcaccacctcctcaggcagagagttccatagtctcactgctcttaccgtaaagaatcctcttctatgtttgtgtacaaaccttctttcctccagacgcagaggatgtcccctcgtcacagtcaccgtcctgggaatgaatagatgatgggagagatctctgtactgacccctgatatatttatacatattaattagatctcccctcagtcgtcttttttctaaagtgaataaccctaattttgataatctttcagggtactgtagtttccccattccagttattactttagttgccctcctctggaccctctccagctctgctatgtctgccttgtttacaggagcccagaactgtacacagtactccatgtgtggtctgactagcggtttgtaaagtggtaggactatgttctcatcccgggcatctatgccccttctgatgcaacccattatcttattggccttggcagcagctgcccgacactggtttttgcagcttagtttgctgtttattaaaattcctagatccttttccatgtcagtgttacccagtgttttaccatttagtatgtacgggtgacttgcattattccttcccatgtgcataactttacatttgtcagtgttaaccctcatctgccacttatctgcccaagcctctaatctatccagatccctctgtagcagtatactgtcctcttcagtgtaaattactttacacagtttagtgtcatctgcgaaaattgatactttactatgcaagccttctacaagatcattaataaatatattgaagagaatagggcccaatactgacccctgaggtactccactagtgacagtgacccaatctgagtgtgtaccattaataaccaccctctgttttctatcattgagccagttacttacctacatacagacgctttctcccagtccaagcattctcattttatatactaaccttttatgtggtacagtgtcaaatgctttggagaagtccagatatacgacatctattgattcaccgctgtcaagtctagaacttacctcctcatagaaactgattaaattagtctgacatgaccgatccctcacgaagccatgctgatatggcgttatttgcttatttccgttaagatgctctaatatagcatctctcagaaaaccttcaaacagtttacccacaacagatgttaaacttaccggcctatagtttccaggctctgtttttgcaccctttttgtatattagcaccacatttgccatgcgccaatcctgtgggacattccctgtcagtatagagtctgcaaatgtcagaaataagggtccagctatgacattacttaattcccttaggatacgggggtgtatgccatccggtcctggcgatttgtctattttaatctttttaagtcgctgatgtacttcctgggtcagacaggacacttttaatggggaattttgcATTTAGGTGATACTGGCCTAGTGGTTGTTTGGTGAAGGCTGGCTTGGCTGAattccctcaccttacagcacgGTCTGTAGATGCTGAGGTAGCACTTAGTACTACTGTCTGGTTTCTCAAGGCTTCACTTGAAGACAATTGGAGATTCTCTCTGGAGAATATggtaacaggagcaggagctttgCAGGTTACTTCCtctcccctctgtgtccacacaGGAACTCTCCCTCTTGGCAGGGAGCAGAACTTGACCACTTCTACCAAGAGTAGAGGAATAGGATGGTTAGCCTTGTTCATTGCCAACTTTTTCCAACCATTCCTTGCTGGGAACTATGGCCAGATACAAACAGTAAAACATAGGATACATAACAAATTAGAgaagagcgaatcaaagttgacgaagtggaattcaatccgaatttcaggaaaaattagattctcactgaatccgaatttcctaatgcttcgtggtaacgaatcacattggctgctgcacgtgttaggacatggagcaaggaactctgggaacgaggaatcacccacaatgccatgcatgcagccaatcagcagtcagccagccttgtgatgttacagccctataaatagcctcagccatcttggattgagccattttccagtgtacttagtgcagggagacgtcagcaggcgctagggacagtgctaggaaagactttaaaacttttattttgctgaatagaagttcagggaaaggatagggaggaatcattccacagtattgaagcagaacagggttcagtaggggaagttacagcctgggtaatagaaacaatcctattacaccttgctgtactgactggggatccaaattgccattatacagctctgtatttcCAGCAagccgttcttgttattggggtgagagtgctgtttgatacagccattaacagggtgtattacaaggaaatatttctacgtcttatttgcccttgtgcggcgcagttatatgttctaaagcattttttggcgtgtattagtgggaaaaaaggcttattatctgttgtgtggtgaagtgcgaaaaattacagccctttttggtgtgtattagtggcaaaaaaatatatattatttgctgttcagtggtgcagttatatgttctaaagccttttgtggcatgtataagtggaaaaaagtaagggcctaattgccgttcagcggtgcagttatatgttctaaagccttctttggcgtgtattagtgggaaaaaagggcttattagccgttgtgtggtgaagtgagaaaattacagacttttttggggtgttttaatttcctttttatttatttatttgatttaacagtatgtcagacagctGTTCagccttgaccagcaacccagcggttcttgaattgtTGACTCattcatccacttcgtcccaagtgacatcagacacccccagccaacagtccatgggttcgtcagacacagcccttagttggcatggcccaggagcaggccctgtgctctcacctgtcctcaacctgcctctgtccttttctgttccctcagcaagagaagtattatatgctgtgggctcagctccactatacagcgagggcgagctactagaggacagtcagcagctactagccagccaagatgtgaaggagacatccgccgcttcctccggtaggcgggcaagtagtgatgaggagagtggcgtaggACC from Bufo gargarizans isolate SCDJY-AF-19 chromosome 8, ASM1485885v1, whole genome shotgun sequence encodes the following:
- the LOC122945487 gene encoding interleukin-17F-like, producing the protein MAALVSLCSSAFLPEEYLSLTNTQEGSEDEELHLEAKQRCPGRRNRHRPSAMIVDIGLIDTSYLDSLVQMEDIHTRSLSPWEYSLNSDPNRFPFVIAEANCLTFTCADANGNENPALISYPIQQEVMVLRRGQKGCSFSYRLETEVVTLGCTCVKPVVSYY